One Telluria mixta DNA window includes the following coding sequences:
- a CDS encoding chaperone modulator CbpM, giving the protein MHDDILTGVLLDDVALTLDELARACNVETEWVVRHVQAGVLGGETSVQVTSWRFRSGDLARARRLLRVERDFDANEDLAALVVDMADEIRRLRARMRVLGID; this is encoded by the coding sequence ATGCATGACGATATTCTCACCGGCGTGCTGCTGGACGACGTGGCGCTGACCCTCGACGAACTGGCGCGCGCCTGCAACGTGGAGACCGAGTGGGTCGTGCGCCACGTGCAGGCGGGTGTGCTGGGCGGCGAGACCAGCGTGCAGGTGACGAGCTGGCGTTTCCGCAGCGGCGACCTGGCCCGGGCCCGGCGCCTGCTGCGCGTCGAACGCGACTTCGACGCCAACGAGGACCTCGCCGCGCTCGTCGTCGACATGGCCGACGAGATCCGCCGCCTGCGCGCCCGCATGCGCGTGCTCGGCATCGACTGA